In the genome of Phycisphaerae bacterium, one region contains:
- a CDS encoding VCBS repeat-containing protein, which yields MNGQTLIVATDRKCIKGSSGRAWPAHRMTRSIDLLLLPASIFLLLLFVQAASGQGLSPDADGHAARNGKAIMACWNFSAGAGLPESLSRYPEFLPNLSGWDFRINLPHTQFQFARAGTGAAASLMLGVEEVGDPIATETMNSYGHINNSIWLFQTSPSEGRVYAKVLPSRRDLNGRSPQNIESLTGNWFRVGPSNGPTFIVEKLAGAVLGKGLGVARIYLVARDGSGALHMTSHTVSGLEGNGPPVLSTGLIAGGPGGIFNQGWSDAWTPIGVSSSAAPALSETFDGKLALAYIDAAAGDLRVQVYTPSTGTWGPPAILNNARLGRPQLVWDGAALNVFFVGSGTPTLQHAYALSDNPLTFYARSPVSSLIAVLGDFFHAISFNRRLHVVICQDNGTGDGPLFYTTTTTDPGRPASWSIASETGISSTTAPRIAWMYEHILVVGNTADGRIRYSRKDPNRPGNAETGAALADHWLQVASDADPTAGGFFDGLETITFNSDVYLAANKTATSGQPAGLYVSNFSRAVLKQLITDKWGIKFMWGDAGGSTKLNAGSVASNEIPVVADVNKDGRDDIIKFKLRLSIFGPSSVSWFRNLNGDYVSPQVLSADFAQAGDIPMVGDFDGDTNLDLIAFSHHNAFDGENNLLGDAPVWVAPSGFGPAGQVGAPQIWHPSFGNEEEIPFVGDFNGDGKDDMISFSQQPVTDFDGHLVAPCGVWVFLSDGTRFGDRQLWHGDFSYPGEIPMVGDFNADGFDDIVSFVQKPQPGIGTAPVWVSLSNGSSFGPRTVWHTFFAPSPEVPQVGDMNMDGADDILTFLAGKPGAGIHARSCFVAYSVGSKFSRSSLWHSDFVDPSLVRRGPKNRVYSPQIGHMSAVTKGTFSGVPADNKFPVNEIFAFHTSGFMQVKTTMGNIPFPAGAPWERYKFFTDKGIGVALVPEWIYEHTSHCIGSDHRLALLGISGSADGRVTRTSVRFGGRAGHILEELGHSLFSHCFRPESSNPFGLASSIFEVLPANGGMGSNAMLGCPDTVPGCAGGDMLRACRDRDTDAGEEHYFLQLYSRYRLNPECYRQRINENMDAGDQANLIAQYNWLRVNWYEGMEFATGPTVNASLPQPGVPMLPPALPPIIPPDPAPSDTCGACGAGTAMVMPLVPLGMIAMRRGPIRRRRVTPRR from the coding sequence ATGAACGGTCAGACGCTCATCGTCGCTACGGATCGAAAGTGCATCAAAGGGAGCAGCGGACGAGCCTGGCCCGCGCATCGAATGACGCGGTCAATCGACCTCCTGTTGCTGCCGGCTTCGATTTTCCTGCTGTTGCTCTTCGTTCAGGCGGCTTCCGGTCAGGGGCTCAGCCCCGATGCCGACGGCCACGCGGCGCGCAACGGCAAGGCTATCATGGCCTGCTGGAATTTTTCGGCGGGCGCGGGTCTGCCGGAGTCCCTATCACGCTATCCGGAGTTTCTGCCCAATTTGAGCGGCTGGGATTTCCGCATCAATCTCCCGCACACCCAATTTCAGTTTGCCCGCGCGGGGACCGGCGCGGCTGCGTCACTGATGCTCGGGGTCGAGGAAGTCGGCGACCCGATCGCGACCGAGACGATGAACAGCTACGGGCACATCAACAACTCGATCTGGTTGTTTCAGACCAGCCCGAGCGAGGGCCGTGTCTATGCCAAGGTTCTGCCCAGCCGGCGCGATCTGAACGGCCGCTCCCCGCAGAATATCGAATCGCTCACCGGCAACTGGTTCCGCGTAGGGCCTTCCAACGGTCCCACGTTTATCGTTGAAAAACTCGCGGGGGCCGTGCTGGGCAAGGGTCTCGGCGTGGCGCGCATTTACCTCGTGGCTCGCGACGGGTCCGGCGCGCTCCATATGACATCCCACACGGTCAGCGGTCTGGAAGGGAACGGTCCTCCCGTACTCAGCACCGGGCTAATTGCGGGCGGCCCGGGGGGAATATTCAATCAAGGTTGGAGCGACGCTTGGACGCCGATCGGCGTTTCGTCCTCGGCCGCACCCGCCCTCTCGGAGACCTTCGACGGAAAGTTGGCCCTCGCCTATATCGACGCCGCGGCGGGCGATCTTCGCGTCCAGGTATACACGCCCTCCACCGGTACGTGGGGACCTCCCGCGATTCTCAATAACGCGCGCCTCGGCCGCCCTCAATTGGTTTGGGACGGCGCCGCCCTGAACGTTTTCTTCGTCGGTTCCGGTACTCCCACCCTCCAACATGCCTACGCGCTCTCCGACAACCCGCTAACTTTCTACGCCCGCAGTCCGGTGTCCTCCCTCATCGCCGTCCTCGGCGACTTCTTTCACGCGATCTCCTTCAATCGCCGCCTGCATGTCGTGATCTGTCAGGACAACGGCACCGGCGACGGGCCGCTCTTCTACACAACGACGACGACCGATCCCGGCCGGCCCGCGAGCTGGTCCATCGCTTCGGAAACCGGCATCAGCTCGACGACGGCCCCGCGGATCGCGTGGATGTATGAACACATTCTTGTCGTCGGCAACACGGCCGACGGTCGTATCCGCTATTCCCGCAAGGACCCCAACCGGCCGGGTAATGCCGAAACCGGCGCGGCCCTCGCCGATCATTGGCTTCAGGTAGCATCCGACGCCGATCCGACGGCGGGCGGATTCTTCGACGGACTGGAAACGATCACCTTCAACAGCGACGTGTACCTGGCCGCGAACAAGACGGCGACCTCCGGTCAGCCCGCGGGTCTTTACGTGAGCAACTTCAGCCGCGCTGTCCTGAAGCAGTTGATCACCGACAAATGGGGCATCAAGTTCATGTGGGGCGACGCCGGCGGTTCGACCAAACTCAACGCCGGCAGCGTCGCCTCCAACGAAATCCCCGTCGTCGCGGACGTGAACAAGGATGGTCGGGACGACATTATCAAGTTCAAACTTCGGCTTTCAATCTTTGGCCCATCGTCGGTTTCCTGGTTCCGTAATCTGAATGGCGACTATGTCTCGCCGCAGGTCCTGTCCGCCGATTTCGCCCAGGCCGGGGATATTCCCATGGTCGGTGATTTTGACGGCGACACCAATCTCGACTTGATCGCGTTTTCGCACCACAACGCCTTTGACGGCGAAAATAATCTCCTCGGCGACGCCCCTGTATGGGTCGCGCCGTCCGGCTTCGGACCGGCCGGTCAGGTCGGCGCGCCGCAGATCTGGCACCCTTCCTTTGGAAATGAGGAAGAGATCCCGTTCGTCGGCGATTTCAACGGTGACGGCAAGGACGACATGATATCCTTTTCGCAGCAGCCGGTTACCGACTTCGACGGGCACCTCGTCGCCCCGTGCGGCGTTTGGGTGTTCCTCTCGGACGGCACGCGCTTCGGCGATCGGCAACTCTGGCACGGCGATTTCTCGTATCCCGGCGAGATCCCCATGGTCGGCGACTTCAACGCCGACGGCTTCGACGACATCGTCAGCTTTGTGCAGAAGCCCCAGCCCGGGATCGGCACCGCGCCCGTCTGGGTCAGCCTTTCCAATGGCAGCAGCTTCGGCCCCCGCACCGTTTGGCATACGTTCTTCGCCCCTTCGCCCGAAGTTCCTCAAGTCGGCGACATGAACATGGACGGGGCCGACGACATCCTCACCTTCCTCGCGGGCAAACCCGGTGCCGGCATCCACGCCCGGAGCTGTTTCGTCGCCTATTCGGTCGGTTCGAAGTTTTCCCGCAGCAGTCTCTGGCACAGCGACTTTGTCGATCCCAGCCTGGTCCGACGCGGCCCAAAGAACCGCGTCTACAGCCCACAGATCGGCCACATGAGCGCCGTCACCAAGGGTACCTTCAGCGGCGTTCCTGCCGACAACAAGTTTCCCGTCAATGAAATCTTCGCCTTCCACACCAGCGGCTTCATGCAGGTGAAGACTACCATGGGCAACATCCCCTTTCCGGCCGGCGCCCCCTGGGAGCGCTACAAATTCTTCACCGACAAGGGCATCGGCGTGGCACTGGTTCCAGAGTGGATCTACGAGCATACCTCGCATTGCATCGGCTCGGATCACCGCCTCGCCCTGCTGGGTATTAGCGGCTCCGCGGACGGAAGGGTTACGCGCACTTCGGTGCGCTTTGGCGGGCGCGCCGGGCACATTCTCGAAGAACTCGGTCACTCTCTTTTCTCCCACTGCTTTCGACCTGAGTCATCCAACCCGTTCGGTCTCGCCTCGAGCATCTTCGAGGTCCTGCCCGCCAATGGCGGAATGGGCTCCAACGCCATGCTCGGCTGCCCGGACACCGTGCCCGGCTGCGCCGGCGGTGACATGCTCCGCGCGTGCCGTGATCGCGACACTGATGCCGGAGAAGAACACTACTTCCTCCAACTCTACTCGCGCTATCGATTGAACCCGGAGTGTTACCGGCAGCGCATCAACGAAAACATGGACGCCGGCGACCAGGCAAACCTCATCGCCCAGTACAACTGGCTTCGGGTAAACTGGTATGAAGGGATGGAATTCGCCACCGGCCCGACAGTAAACGCGAGTCTCCCGCAGCCGGGCGTGCCGATGCTCCCGCCGGCGCTGCCGCCCATTATTCCGCCCGATCCCGCGCCGTCGGATACCTGCGGCGCATGCGGCGCGGGGACCGCGATGGTCATGCCGCTCGTCCCACTGGGCATGATCGCCATGCGCCGAGGACCGATCCGCCGCCGCCGCGTCACCCCTCGTAGGTGA